The following are from one region of the Geoalkalibacter subterraneus genome:
- a CDS encoding glycosyltransferase translates to MQILLVVPSQDPATGNWVTAHRFRDGLESRGHKVSFVEVALDSADFGSLRKAARQADAALLLHAYRSGRPWLEAGLAETLPFGVLMTGTDINFGMDDSAQAAVIDQVLQRAAAIFIQSRQAVGALEKRAPRLIGRLRYLAPGVSLGHSTYDLRQKQGVGADEVVFLCPAGIRPVKGVLGLLGLFDRVASCRRGFRVLFCGPVLARGYARRFEAALAHRPWARYLGVIPPEAMAAAMRGADVVLNNSRAEGLSNALMEAAALGVPILARDIEGNADVVVPGCNGLLYGDVKSFCHHSLELIDSPELRRRLSRPSSVPLTERSAEIDGLEAFFRSL, encoded by the coding sequence GTGCAGATTCTTCTTGTTGTCCCCAGCCAGGACCCGGCGACCGGCAACTGGGTCACCGCCCACCGGTTCAGGGATGGACTTGAGTCCCGCGGCCACAAGGTTTCTTTCGTGGAGGTTGCCCTCGACAGTGCAGATTTCGGCAGTCTGAGGAAGGCGGCGCGTCAAGCCGACGCCGCACTTCTGCTGCATGCCTATCGATCCGGGCGCCCCTGGCTTGAAGCCGGCCTTGCCGAAACTCTCCCCTTTGGCGTGCTGATGACCGGAACCGACATCAATTTCGGCATGGATGATTCGGCCCAGGCCGCAGTTATCGACCAGGTCCTGCAGCGGGCCGCGGCGATATTCATTCAGAGCCGTCAGGCTGTTGGCGCCCTGGAGAAGAGAGCTCCCCGTCTGATTGGGCGCCTGCGTTACCTTGCACCAGGGGTCAGTCTCGGGCACAGCACCTATGACCTTCGGCAAAAGCAGGGGGTTGGGGCGGACGAAGTGGTTTTTCTATGCCCGGCGGGGATTCGTCCGGTCAAAGGAGTGCTTGGGCTGCTGGGGCTTTTTGATCGGGTGGCAAGCTGCCGCAGAGGATTCCGGGTGCTGTTCTGCGGGCCGGTGCTGGCGCGCGGCTACGCTCGGCGGTTTGAAGCGGCCCTGGCGCATCGCCCGTGGGCCCGATATCTGGGAGTGATCCCTCCCGAGGCGATGGCGGCCGCGATGCGGGGTGCGGATGTCGTTTTGAACAACTCGCGCGCTGAAGGGTTGTCCAATGCGCTGATGGAAGCGGCGGCGCTCGGGGTCCCCATTCTGGCCCGCGACATCGAAGGAAACGCCGATGTCGTCGTCCCCGGCTGCAACGGCTTGCTTTATGGCGATGTGAAGAGTTTCTGTCACCATTCTCTCGAATTGATCGATTCTCCCGAGCTGCGTCGTCGTCTCTCTCGTCCTTCCTCCGTCCCATTGACGGAGCGCAGTGCCGAAATCGACGGCCTGGAGGCCTTCTTTAGGAGCCTCTGA
- a CDS encoding KamA family radical SAM protein: MDTAGRTEQRGPTGDLWSQWARLDWKAELKNNVTTPALLEKYFPLSAREKADLEQVVAVHPMNIPRYYLSLIRPDDPNDPIRKMCVPGSEELIVVGAMGDTTKDPYGDDKHDKGNGILHKYSYTALVVATEYCAMYCRHCFRKRMVGLSNDQTVRNFQEASKYIADHPEISNVVISGGDPFLLPTDVIKAMLESLKDIPHLNYVRLGSRAPVVYPMRFFEPELLDVLRRFNREKTLFVPTHFNHPREITPEATQAVLNLREAGLNVHNQAVFLRGVNDDPETLTELMNDLVRIGINPYYLYQCMPVARVRHHFQVPLKEGVDIVDRARQQMDGHAKRFKFIIGHDIGKLEICGRVDDKLILKQIHARSEHPEEASRMLIRQLTDNGGWLDDLPEVELA; the protein is encoded by the coding sequence ATGGACACCGCAGGCCGAACCGAACAGCGCGGTCCTACCGGCGATCTCTGGTCGCAATGGGCCCGGCTCGACTGGAAAGCGGAATTGAAAAACAATGTCACCACCCCCGCACTGCTTGAAAAGTATTTTCCACTGAGCGCGCGCGAAAAAGCCGACCTCGAACAGGTTGTCGCCGTGCACCCCATGAACATTCCACGTTACTATCTCAGCCTGATCAGGCCGGATGACCCCAACGACCCCATACGCAAGATGTGCGTGCCCGGCTCCGAGGAGCTGATCGTGGTTGGCGCCATGGGGGATACCACAAAGGATCCCTATGGTGATGACAAGCACGACAAGGGCAACGGCATCCTGCACAAATACAGCTATACCGCCCTGGTGGTGGCGACGGAATATTGCGCCATGTACTGCCGCCACTGCTTCCGCAAGCGTATGGTGGGGCTGTCTAACGATCAGACCGTCAGAAATTTTCAGGAGGCCTCAAAATATATCGCCGACCATCCGGAAATCTCCAACGTGGTGATCTCCGGCGGCGACCCGTTTCTGTTGCCCACCGACGTCATTAAAGCGATGCTGGAGTCGCTCAAGGATATTCCGCACCTTAATTACGTCCGGCTGGGATCGCGGGCGCCGGTGGTCTATCCCATGCGGTTTTTCGAGCCGGAGCTGCTCGATGTGCTGCGCCGTTTCAACCGGGAAAAGACTCTTTTTGTACCGACCCATTTCAATCATCCGCGCGAAATCACCCCAGAAGCGACCCAGGCGGTCCTCAACCTGCGCGAGGCCGGCCTCAACGTCCACAATCAGGCCGTTTTTCTGCGCGGCGTCAATGACGACCCCGAAACCCTCACTGAACTCATGAATGACCTGGTGCGCATCGGTATCAATCCATACTATCTGTACCAGTGCATGCCGGTGGCGCGGGTGCGGCACCATTTCCAGGTGCCCCTGAAAGAGGGGGTCGATATCGTTGATCGGGCGCGGCAGCAGATGGACGGTCACGCCAAGCGTTTCAAGTTCATCATCGGACATGACATCGGCAAACTCGAAATCTGCGGTCGTGTCGACGATAAGTTGATCCTGAAGCAGATTCATGCCCGTTCGGAGCACCCCGAGGAGGCTTCCCGCATGCTGATCCGGCAGTTGACCGATAACGGCGGCTGGCTGGACGATCTGCCCGAGGTTGAGCTGGCCTGA